One window of Papaver somniferum cultivar HN1 chromosome 9, ASM357369v1, whole genome shotgun sequence genomic DNA carries:
- the LOC113308195 gene encoding uncharacterized protein LOC113308195 codes for MPKSVAWNLSCGVDDFLLQIKKGDIVGELWEVLLLTLFLFDLRGTQNVCGYVLIFIALLGLTRSIVLGIYGNENHLLLQLKSGMFVKKRAVREHILCYYCCTVFNIRIELVHPHAFNISVHHMLQPWPDVYGCFYPHAPSLEFRWFLVEFRVFLLVASLIIRIRYFRPLGTNLFLHSPLLAPGSTKLEFLAKIIGIQVLLAAYHILTVLFWVGYLRWKFRLVISIDLRCMENICWIELSFIPVVLLDTTWYYGTNLFGETETDKEGCNFSTAVGVSRIWVSNISAFWGLCFPPRKESRVLKLNQLLNRQLHRFAATRDRKVVLQVSYSIWSRWHLFCRAQKHLTCNQLYKLLKIIATYQHKLVKFYIGCNIFF; via the exons ATGCCTAAAAGTGTAGCATGGAACTTGAGCTGCGGTGTAGATGATTTTCTCTTACAAATTAAAAAAG GAGACATAGTTGGTGAATTATGGGAGGTACTACTTTTAACCTTGTTCCTTTTCGATTTAAGAGGTACACAAAATGTTTGTGGATACGTTTTGATTTTCATTGCATTACTGGGATTAACTAGATCTATTGTCCTTGGTATTTATGGGAATGAAAACCACTTACTATTACAACTTAAGAGTGGTATGTTTGTGAAGAAGAGAGCAGTGAGAGAACACATTTTGTGTTATTATTGTTGTACAGTCTTCAATATCAGGATTGAATTGGTACATCCACATGCATTCAATATTTCTGTTCATCACATGTTGCAGCCGTGGCCTGATGTTTATGGTTGTTTTTATCCACATGCTCCAAGTCTTGAATTCAGATGGTTCCTTGTGGAGTTCCGTGTTTTTCTTCTTGTGGCGAGTCTCATAATTCGTATAAGATATTTTAGACCTTTAGGTACAAATTTATTTCTGCACAGTCCCTTGCTTGCTCCTGGTTCTACCAAGTTGGAGTTCCTGGCAAAGATAATTGGAATACAGGTCTTGCTCGCGGCATATCATATTCTGACTGTATTGTTTTGGGTAGGGTACTTGAGGTGGAAATTCAGATTGGTCATCTCAATTGATTTACGGTGTATGGAAAATATTTGTTGGATTGAGTTGAGTTTTATCCCAGTTGTGTTGCTTGATACAACATGGTACTATGGAACAAATCTGTTCGGCGAAACTGAAACCGATAAAGAAGGTTGTAACTTTAGCACTGCAGTTGGAGTTTCTCGTATATGGGTTTCGAATATTTCAGCATTTTGGGGTTTGTGTTTCCCTCCAAGAAAGGAAAGTAGGGTACTCAAGCTTAACCAACTTCTTAATCGGCAACTACACCGCTTTGCTGCAACGAGGGACAGGAAAGTAGTGCTGCAAGTTTCATATTCCATCTGGAGTCGTTGGCATTTGTTTTGCCGTGCACAAAAACATCTTACTTGCAACCAACTCTATAAACTGCTGAAGATCATAGCAACATACCAGCACAAATTAGTGAAGTTCTATATTGGATGTAACATTTTTTTTTGA